In one Catenovulum adriaticum genomic region, the following are encoded:
- a CDS encoding glycoside hydrolase family protein: MIRTTSARLKSIQQALGVEADGILGAQTLTALESHLNITPEALKPINQNLGLQLSQKGIDKLISFEVGSKAYYQKYLRKPCWPGASSGITIGIGYDLGYQNSDSFKHHWQWILTKKQINYLLPACGLTGQTAKLKLAEFQQVSISYKSAMQVFINSTLTLYAKQTLRIYPEMIQLKPDAQTALVSLVYNRGASLANKPSRQEMRDLVDLVKSQNYQSIANSILQMKRLWGPQLSGLHKRRDIEAELVLNANRDYKPNELYRV, translated from the coding sequence ATGATCCGCACGACAAGCGCTCGGCTTAAGTCTATTCAACAGGCATTGGGTGTTGAAGCTGATGGTATTTTAGGTGCGCAAACATTAACTGCATTAGAATCACATTTAAATATCACCCCTGAAGCTTTAAAACCCATCAATCAAAATTTGGGCCTACAGCTGAGTCAAAAAGGCATAGATAAATTAATTAGTTTTGAGGTGGGCTCAAAAGCGTATTATCAAAAATATTTACGTAAGCCTTGTTGGCCTGGTGCTAGCTCGGGTATTACCATTGGTATTGGATATGATTTAGGTTATCAAAATTCGGATAGCTTTAAACACCATTGGCAATGGATATTAACGAAAAAACAAATAAATTATTTATTACCAGCCTGCGGGTTGACGGGACAGACGGCCAAACTCAAATTAGCCGAGTTTCAACAAGTTAGTATTTCTTATAAATCGGCAATGCAGGTTTTTATCAATTCAACATTAACCTTATATGCAAAACAAACGTTAAGAATTTACCCTGAAATGATCCAATTAAAACCCGATGCACAAACGGCATTAGTGTCTTTGGTATATAATCGAGGGGCCAGTTTAGCGAATAAACCAAGCCGTCAGGAGATGCGAGATTTAGTCGATTTGGTGAAAAGTCAAAACTACCAGTCGATTGCCAATAGCATCTTGCAGATGAAGCGATTATGGGGACCTCAGTTATCAGGCTTACATAAAAGGCGAGATATTGAAGCTGAGTTAGTGTTAAACGCTAACCGTGACTATAAACCGAATGAGTTATATC
- a CDS encoding aromatic amino acid transaminase encodes MFQQLTALPADPLLGIAVAYRQDDNPKKVDLGVGVYKTEEGNTPILTSVKKSLQILLDSEESKSYIQARGNQAFLDGMEKLVLGADNPLLSSNRVESVQAPGGTGSLKLGFELIKRGNPNAKIWVSGPTWANHNALIKSTGLASEEYPYYDKVNNQLRADEMLEAFAKLGKDDVVLLHGCCHNPTGEDIPADLWPKIADLAVENGFTPFIDIAYQGFGTDLETDVQGVRHLLSKVPEALIATSCSKNFGLYRERTGLITTISESPVAAGIALTHVLNIAREIYSMPPSYGGATVGILLGDEALTTEWKTELAEMCARMRSLRALLVDKLHARDVDQSFDFINRQNGMFTFLGITPEQVQAIRDEYSIYMAGSSRINIAGISNSNVDYIADAVAAVLKK; translated from the coding sequence ATGTTTCAGCAACTAACAGCTTTACCAGCCGATCCTTTATTAGGCATTGCGGTAGCATACCGTCAAGACGACAACCCGAAAAAAGTTGACTTGGGTGTTGGTGTTTATAAAACAGAAGAGGGCAATACGCCTATTCTGACCAGTGTAAAAAAATCGCTTCAAATTTTACTCGATAGCGAAGAATCAAAATCTTACATTCAAGCTCGTGGTAATCAAGCATTCTTAGATGGCATGGAAAAGCTTGTTTTAGGTGCTGATAATCCTTTATTAAGCTCAAACCGAGTTGAATCTGTTCAAGCGCCAGGCGGCACAGGTTCATTAAAGTTAGGTTTTGAATTAATCAAACGCGGTAACCCAAATGCAAAAATATGGGTGAGTGGTCCTACTTGGGCAAACCATAATGCGTTGATTAAATCGACCGGTTTAGCAAGTGAAGAATACCCATATTATGACAAAGTAAATAACCAGTTAAGAGCAGATGAAATGCTTGAAGCTTTTGCTAAATTAGGCAAAGACGACGTTGTATTATTACACGGTTGTTGTCATAACCCGACAGGTGAAGATATTCCTGCTGATTTATGGCCAAAAATTGCAGATTTAGCCGTTGAAAACGGGTTTACCCCATTTATTGATATTGCTTATCAAGGTTTTGGTACTGATTTAGAAACAGACGTACAAGGCGTTCGTCATTTATTAAGTAAAGTACCAGAAGCTTTAATTGCAACTTCTTGTTCTAAAAACTTTGGTTTATACCGTGAGCGTACTGGTTTAATTACCACTATTAGCGAAAGCCCGGTAGCCGCTGGCATTGCATTAACGCACGTATTAAACATTGCTCGTGAAATTTACTCTATGCCACCTTCATATGGCGGTGCGACTGTAGGTATATTATTAGGGGATGAAGCTCTAACAACTGAATGGAAAACTGAGCTAGCAGAAATGTGTGCTCGTATGCGTTCATTACGTGCTTTATTAGTTGATAAATTACACGCGCGTGATGTTGACCAAAGTTTTGACTTTATTAACCGTCAAAATGGTATGTTTACTTTCTTGGGTATAACGCCTGAGCAAGTACAAGCGATTCGTGATGAGTACTCAATTTATATGGCAGGTAGCAGCCGAATTAATATTGCTGGCATTTCAAATTCAAATGTTGATTATATTGCTGACGCAGTTGCTGCTGTATTAAAAAAATAA
- a CDS encoding TonB-dependent receptor, with amino-acid sequence MNTKSTFIFIFYGLLLTAKPALAKSEIKDVIKVEGEKTTYKTNYTLLQRSDFLSKGSSLSDIIQKQTGVQIRQVGGIGNQVSVSIRGSTHKQVQFYIDGQLINSGQFGGFDLNQLPLEQIQSIEISKSQAVDTGSTPIGGVIKINTLDPNKNQTRISGAIGSFNLAQLSAVKSVQLGGHQMSANLSYLTTANNYPYHVPAPLNNPQQSTEEKLRNNDYQKLSAYINDSFVIGDHKIKASFQFTGQDKKLPSYRNNSNKNKASLDTNTRRSSLSDDWLVDHGLIERISAEAYVESKKEIYWDKFISTKPKRYDYKTDTQAINLSALVNLNAIKATPYLKFSDSEYQSESANGKQGKGCNGVSSCDIIAQQTQMHLGSRFEFNQNNWSAHLLLNQLFDDNSNQLNQQTEFEFEPKNNHNNYFSFDSSLSYQLNQQFFSINAAKGLRTPSLFERYGDRGMLKGNDDLSPEASSTFSFAYAIQSKNWQLDSSLYTTQLEDAIIAIYNSSGVGSYQNISKAQILGFELTSQYQISSQFDLLLNLTLQDSNTDSIETAYDNKMLPGIYHEQYQVEIKYQPIQAFNLSLSASHDKALYISRANIDDSQAKRTLVDINSQYQMNNWRFALQILNLSDQRYQNLANRPAVGRSFKLSVTFNYE; translated from the coding sequence ATGAATACCAAATCAACTTTTATTTTTATCTTCTATGGCTTGCTATTAACCGCTAAGCCCGCCTTAGCTAAAAGTGAAATTAAAGATGTGATTAAAGTTGAAGGCGAAAAAACCACATATAAAACCAATTATACCTTGCTTCAACGGTCTGACTTTTTATCAAAAGGCTCAAGTTTATCTGACATTATACAAAAACAAACTGGCGTTCAAATTAGACAGGTTGGTGGGATTGGTAATCAAGTTTCAGTTTCAATCAGAGGCAGTACCCATAAACAAGTTCAGTTTTATATTGACGGCCAACTGATTAATTCAGGTCAATTCGGCGGGTTTGACTTAAACCAACTGCCACTTGAACAAATTCAAAGTATTGAAATTAGTAAAAGTCAGGCAGTTGATACGGGGTCAACCCCCATTGGTGGGGTGATTAAAATTAACACTTTAGATCCTAACAAAAACCAAACCCGAATCAGTGGCGCAATAGGCTCTTTTAATTTAGCGCAGTTAAGTGCCGTAAAAAGTGTTCAGTTAGGCGGGCATCAAATGAGTGCTAATTTATCTTATTTAACCACAGCCAATAATTATCCATATCATGTGCCGGCCCCATTAAACAATCCTCAGCAGTCAACCGAAGAAAAACTCAGAAACAACGACTATCAAAAACTAAGTGCCTATATAAATGATAGCTTTGTGATAGGCGATCATAAAATAAAAGCTTCTTTTCAATTTACTGGACAAGATAAAAAACTCCCCAGTTACCGTAATAACTCCAATAAAAATAAAGCTTCGCTTGATACCAACACCCGCAGATCAAGCTTGTCAGATGACTGGTTGGTGGATCATGGTTTAATTGAACGTATTTCAGCCGAAGCTTATGTAGAGTCAAAAAAAGAAATCTATTGGGATAAATTTATCTCAACTAAACCAAAACGGTACGATTATAAAACGGATACTCAGGCTATTAACTTGAGTGCTTTGGTTAATTTAAATGCCATTAAAGCCACGCCTTACCTTAAATTTTCTGATAGTGAATACCAATCTGAATCCGCTAATGGCAAACAAGGTAAAGGCTGTAATGGCGTTAGTAGTTGCGATATTATTGCCCAGCAAACTCAAATGCACTTAGGTAGCCGTTTTGAATTTAATCAAAATAATTGGTCTGCACATTTATTATTAAATCAATTGTTTGACGATAATAGCAATCAACTCAACCAACAAACCGAATTTGAGTTTGAGCCAAAAAATAACCACAATAATTATTTTAGTTTTGATTCCAGTTTAAGTTACCAGCTTAACCAGCAATTTTTTAGTATTAATGCAGCAAAAGGTTTACGCACCCCAAGTTTATTTGAGCGTTATGGCGATCGAGGTATGTTAAAAGGTAATGACGATTTATCGCCTGAAGCCTCTTCAACGTTTTCGTTCGCTTATGCGATTCAATCAAAAAATTGGCAGTTAGATTCAAGTCTTTATACCACCCAACTTGAAGATGCGATTATCGCAATTTATAACAGCAGCGGCGTTGGCTCTTATCAAAATATCTCAAAGGCGCAAATATTGGGCTTTGAGCTCACGAGCCAATACCAAATCTCATCTCAATTTGATTTATTGTTAAATTTAACCTTACAAGATTCAAATACAGACTCGATTGAAACTGCGTATGACAACAAAATGTTGCCTGGCATTTATCATGAACAATACCAAGTTGAAATAAAATATCAGCCGATACAAGCATTTAACCTGTCACTAAGTGCCTCACACGATAAAGCACTCTATATTTCACGCGCCAATATAGACGACAGTCAAGCAAAACGTACGCTTGTCGATATTAATAGCCAATATCAAATGAACAATTGGCGTTTTGCACTGCAAATTTTAAATTTATCTGATCAACGTTATCAAAATTTGGCCAATCGCCCTGCCGTTGGTCGCTCATTTAAACTCAGCGTTACCTTCAATTATGAATAA
- a CDS encoding cadherin repeat domain-containing protein, which produces MTRAIFKTSLIASALFLAACSSDNNSNNNDEIKAPISGVAIQTVNSDYTSGQEVVVLDSQSFEITTDGIGKTLVKTDYSIKTYQDDIYHIGKFGIDTIEKFTAENLQNSAYSFSTQQAGEEASGNPYDIVFVNEEKAFVIRYGSDKVLIINPSATQDSEFIIGSIDLSAYNTEKGEPTAADGLIHDDKLYVIMQRLDAAWAPETAYVAIFDVQTGEEIETNANSEDTLKGIPLNGTNPQQDSLTVYGENLYVTTHAPYSATDISASKIEKISLNNYALTEVLNATDIEGNTTGLINESVIVNDEQGYFYVSGGWPAVSSLYQFNPSTGEITQADIAATAINNEGIADIALDTENRLWISVSNAATPGVDVYSVEDNSLLENRITTDLPPTRVEFLF; this is translated from the coding sequence ATGACACGCGCCATTTTTAAAACCAGTCTAATCGCATCAGCTTTATTTTTAGCTGCCTGTTCATCTGACAATAACAGCAATAACAATGACGAAATTAAAGCACCGATTTCAGGCGTTGCCATTCAAACAGTAAACTCTGATTATACAAGTGGTCAAGAAGTGGTTGTTTTAGATAGCCAAAGCTTTGAAATTACCACCGACGGAATCGGTAAAACGCTAGTTAAAACCGACTACAGCATTAAAACGTATCAGGATGATATTTATCATATTGGCAAGTTTGGCATAGATACTATTGAAAAATTCACCGCCGAAAATCTGCAAAATTCTGCGTATAGTTTTTCAACTCAACAAGCGGGTGAAGAAGCATCTGGTAACCCTTATGATATTGTGTTTGTAAATGAAGAGAAAGCTTTTGTGATCCGTTATGGTTCAGATAAAGTTTTAATAATTAACCCAAGTGCAACTCAAGATTCAGAGTTTATTATCGGCAGTATTGATCTTTCTGCTTATAATACAGAAAAAGGCGAACCAACTGCGGCTGATGGTTTGATCCACGACGATAAGTTATACGTGATTATGCAGCGTTTAGATGCTGCTTGGGCACCGGAAACTGCCTATGTAGCAATATTCGATGTGCAAACAGGTGAAGAAATTGAAACTAATGCTAATTCAGAAGATACCTTAAAAGGAATCCCACTAAACGGCACTAATCCACAGCAGGATAGCTTAACTGTATATGGCGAAAATTTATATGTAACGACCCATGCACCTTATTCAGCCACTGATATTTCAGCGAGCAAAATAGAAAAAATCAGTTTAAATAACTACGCCTTAACTGAAGTTTTAAATGCAACAGATATTGAAGGTAATACCACTGGTTTAATTAACGAATCTGTTATTGTTAATGATGAACAAGGTTATTTTTATGTATCTGGTGGCTGGCCTGCGGTTTCCAGCTTATACCAATTTAATCCATCAACAGGTGAGATCACACAAGCTGATATTGCTGCAACAGCAATTAATAATGAAGGCATTGCTGATATTGCATTAGATACTGAAAACAGACTATGGATTTCAGTATCTAATGCCGCGACACCAGGTGTTGACGTTTATTCAGTTGAAGATAACAGCTTACTTGAAAACCGCATTACCACTGATTTACCACCTACTCGTGTAGAGTTTTTATTCTAA
- a CDS encoding sterol desaturase family protein yields MDLFDANKRMYWLYLLASLALAMSILMVKAYRTEKPKSFTGCLAAVFNSKIWWHRSAQTDYKLMLLNRVIKAVFVTPFLFASFPIAIFIYDSFSGVRGPANLISHSNINLFYFTLILFLLDDFTRFALHYVLHKVPFLWRFHQIHHSAEVLTPLTVFRSHPVEGALYAMRMTLVQGIAVGIGMLMFGPGLTMLDVLGANLFIFVFNILGANLRHSHIWLSWGKRIEYIFISPAQHQLHHSNNPVHFDCNFGTCLSIWDICARSHILAPKMKPFKLKFGCNNASGKYDSLIALYFYPFAPFYAKLTKLKMIFKKPSKAKLI; encoded by the coding sequence ATGGACTTGTTCGATGCCAATAAACGTATGTATTGGCTTTATTTGTTAGCTTCGTTAGCTTTGGCGATGAGTATCTTAATGGTCAAAGCTTATCGAACTGAAAAACCTAAATCATTTACTGGATGTTTGGCTGCGGTTTTTAATTCAAAGATTTGGTGGCATCGCAGTGCCCAAACAGATTATAAATTGATGCTGCTTAATCGAGTTATTAAAGCGGTTTTTGTCACGCCATTTTTGTTTGCGAGTTTCCCTATTGCCATTTTTATTTATGATAGTTTTTCTGGCGTTAGGGGGCCTGCCAATTTAATTAGTCACTCAAACATAAACTTGTTTTACTTTACGTTAATTCTATTTTTACTCGATGATTTTACCCGTTTTGCATTGCATTATGTGTTACATAAAGTGCCTTTTTTATGGCGTTTTCATCAAATTCACCATAGTGCAGAAGTGTTAACCCCATTGACAGTATTTCGATCGCATCCAGTCGAAGGAGCACTTTATGCAATGCGTATGACGCTTGTACAAGGTATTGCCGTTGGGATTGGAATGCTGATGTTTGGACCCGGCTTAACGATGCTTGATGTTTTGGGCGCTAACTTGTTTATTTTTGTGTTTAATATTTTAGGGGCTAATTTAAGGCACTCACATATCTGGTTAAGTTGGGGGAAAAGAATTGAATATATATTTATCAGCCCAGCGCAACATCAATTGCATCACAGTAATAACCCAGTACACTTTGATTGTAATTTTGGCACTTGTTTATCTATTTGGGACATTTGTGCTAGATCGCATATTTTAGCGCCAAAAATGAAACCTTTTAAGCTCAAGTTTGGTTGTAATAACGCTAGTGGCAAATATGACAGTTTAATCGCGCTTTATTTTTATCCCTTTGCGCCTTTTTATGCCAAGTTGACTAAATTAAAAATGATTTTCAAAAAACCTTCAAAAGCTAAGCTTATATAA
- a CDS encoding TonB-dependent receptor family protein: MKYNKITLLIASACLYSQLANGEQTQESYVEHIQILGTHDKLRTQGGATSLIGEEALAQFEFDDINKVLANVPGVNIREEDGYGLRPNIGFRGTTPERSKKISLMEDGILISPAPYSAPSAYYFPMVSRMTAVEIFKGPAAIKYGPNTVAGALNLVTRAVPKYAETGIDLAYGSDNYNKAHLHHGNSSGKFGYLIEGLHTQADGFKNIDFSKQDTGFEKNDIMTKLKYDLSQDNQAHYLELKLAYADETSNETYLGLTDQDFADSPYRRYAATSEDRMNWDHQTYQLTHFIELAEFNVLTRLYRHDFARDWRKISSLGQNAPALLEVLTAPDDPENQEYYARLNGSESGDIILGTNDRNYRSQGLQTDLGWQFELSGLQHNVDLGLRLHKDYINRDHFEQTYQMSSQGQLGQASEKTFTTVNREEATAVSIYAQDAIQIEQLTLTAGVRGEYIDSRYQNRKNDNDWLEKESRIWLPSLSAFYRLSADYGVFAGVHKGYVPSSPQQNDQSVEAEQSINYEIGFRQNHKNLKTEFALFYNDYSNLKESCTFSQSSNCPLDTDFNGGNVNVAGLESQVASVLSINTSIDMPWSFTYSYIYSEFEQSFDSDYPQWGLVTKGDSMPYQPEHSLALSLGLRATDWQLSAQIKYTSEMQETAGAGAVLSGKLIPSTTMVDLSANYLLTNEQSIYLKIDNVTDETQIVSRRPNGARPGKPRTLILGYKFNY; the protein is encoded by the coding sequence ATGAAATATAATAAAATTACGCTTTTAATAGCATCTGCTTGTTTGTACTCTCAATTAGCGAATGGCGAACAGACTCAAGAAAGCTACGTTGAGCATATTCAAATTTTAGGCACGCACGATAAACTCAGAACACAAGGTGGAGCAACTAGCTTAATTGGCGAAGAAGCTCTGGCCCAATTTGAGTTTGACGACATCAATAAAGTGTTGGCTAATGTGCCAGGCGTTAATATTCGTGAAGAAGACGGTTACGGATTAAGACCAAATATAGGTTTTCGTGGGACAACCCCCGAGCGTAGTAAAAAAATATCGTTAATGGAAGATGGCATACTTATCTCACCAGCGCCTTATTCTGCACCATCGGCTTATTATTTTCCTATGGTGAGTCGCATGACGGCTGTGGAAATTTTTAAAGGTCCAGCCGCTATAAAATATGGACCAAATACGGTGGCGGGGGCATTAAATTTAGTAACACGAGCAGTGCCTAAATATGCGGAAACAGGAATAGATTTAGCATATGGCTCTGATAATTATAATAAAGCTCATTTACATCATGGAAATAGCAGTGGTAAGTTTGGTTATTTAATTGAAGGCTTACATACTCAAGCTGATGGTTTTAAAAATATTGATTTTTCAAAGCAAGATACCGGATTTGAAAAAAACGATATTATGACAAAACTTAAGTATGATTTAAGTCAGGATAACCAAGCACATTACCTTGAACTTAAATTGGCTTACGCCGACGAAACTTCAAACGAAACTTACCTAGGCTTAACGGATCAGGATTTTGCTGATTCACCGTACCGACGTTACGCGGCAACCAGTGAAGATCGAATGAACTGGGATCACCAAACCTATCAATTAACGCACTTTATTGAGCTCGCTGAATTTAACGTATTAACCCGATTATACCGCCATGATTTTGCCCGAGATTGGCGTAAAATCAGTTCTTTAGGTCAAAATGCGCCCGCGTTGTTAGAGGTTTTAACTGCGCCCGATGATCCTGAAAACCAAGAGTATTACGCACGACTTAACGGCAGTGAAAGCGGCGATATTATTTTAGGGACCAATGACAGAAATTATCGCTCACAAGGCTTACAAACCGATTTAGGTTGGCAGTTTGAACTATCGGGTTTGCAACATAATGTAGACCTAGGTTTACGTTTACATAAAGATTATATTAACCGAGATCATTTTGAGCAAACGTATCAAATGAGTTCGCAAGGCCAGTTAGGGCAAGCCAGTGAGAAAACCTTTACTACGGTAAACCGTGAGGAAGCGACCGCGGTTTCTATTTATGCGCAAGATGCCATCCAAATTGAGCAACTAACCCTAACGGCTGGAGTACGTGGGGAATATATTGATTCACGTTATCAAAACAGAAAAAATGACAACGACTGGCTAGAAAAAGAAAGCCGTATCTGGTTGCCCAGTTTAAGCGCATTTTATCGTTTATCAGCAGATTATGGGGTGTTTGCGGGTGTACACAAAGGGTATGTGCCTAGCAGCCCTCAACAAAATGACCAATCAGTAGAGGCTGAGCAAAGCATTAATTATGAAATAGGGTTTAGACAAAACCACAAAAATCTAAAAACGGAATTTGCGTTGTTTTACAACGATTATAGTAATTTAAAAGAAAGTTGTACGTTTTCACAATCGTCAAACTGCCCGCTAGATACTGACTTTAACGGCGGTAATGTCAATGTTGCAGGTTTAGAAAGCCAAGTCGCTAGCGTTTTGTCGATAAATACATCTATTGATATGCCTTGGAGTTTTACTTATAGCTATATTTATTCTGAATTTGAGCAAAGTTTTGATTCTGACTACCCACAATGGGGGCTGGTAACCAAGGGCGATTCTATGCCATATCAACCTGAACATAGTTTGGCTTTATCGCTTGGATTACGAGCGACTGATTGGCAATTATCTGCACAAATAAAATATACAAGTGAAATGCAAGAAACCGCCGGCGCAGGTGCCGTTTTATCAGGCAAGCTGATCCCAAGCACAACTATGGTTGATTTATCGGCCAATTATCTTTTGACCAACGAGCAAAGCATTTATTTAAAAATAGATAATGTCACTGATGAAACTCAAATTGTCAGCCGCCGGCCAAATGGAGCGAGACCTGGCAAACCCAGAACTTTAATATTGGGCTACAAGTTTAACTACTAA
- a CDS encoding imelysin family protein, whose translation MKTIQNNKCIGLFVSLFLLASCGESVESQAGSEYGLTSNFTESELINHLTDKVIKPRHLAFLDSVEHQVETITNYCQTLADTDNMDKTQVQQAFKNSLANWQQIEVMQMQILSADTNALRSQIYSWPDSTTSCGVDQDVAFYASGSVNGQPYNIKNRLNNRKGLDALEYLLFTENLNHSCKVESGALTGWNELNSQTRKIQRCEYAALVSQDILDTFKQVENHWYQGQTPYIETLKQGDVREAINTLGQALFYVDFLKDNKLGVPLGYFSNQCGNAPCPNDIESQYSQLSLTNIQHNLIAFKALFTGETEQLSGDNENALGFDDYLAAVGDSETSDTILARLAQAQQVLESINADFATALTNQGDEFIKYQTLHAEFKAITDQLKTHFITSLAVELPDSSAGDND comes from the coding sequence ATGAAAACTATTCAAAATAATAAATGTATAGGGCTGTTTGTAAGCCTGTTTTTATTAGCGTCTTGTGGGGAGTCGGTTGAAAGTCAAGCTGGCTCTGAATATGGCTTAACCTCCAATTTTACTGAATCGGAGCTAATTAATCACTTAACTGACAAGGTCATAAAACCAAGACATCTCGCATTTTTAGATTCAGTTGAGCATCAAGTTGAAACCATAACCAATTATTGTCAAACATTAGCTGACACAGACAATATGGATAAAACTCAAGTACAACAGGCATTTAAAAACTCACTTGCCAATTGGCAGCAAATTGAAGTAATGCAAATGCAAATATTGTCAGCTGATACTAATGCACTGAGATCTCAAATATATTCATGGCCAGATTCAACCACTAGCTGTGGTGTTGATCAGGATGTGGCTTTTTATGCTTCAGGCTCTGTCAATGGACAACCTTATAATATTAAAAATCGATTGAACAATCGTAAAGGGTTAGACGCGCTTGAATATTTATTGTTTACCGAAAATTTAAACCATAGTTGTAAAGTCGAATCTGGCGCATTAACGGGTTGGAACGAGTTAAATAGTCAAACCCGAAAAATTCAACGCTGTGAATATGCAGCGTTAGTAAGCCAAGATATACTCGATACATTTAAGCAAGTTGAAAACCATTGGTATCAAGGACAAACGCCATATATTGAAACGTTAAAGCAGGGCGATGTTCGGGAGGCCATTAATACACTCGGTCAGGCATTATTTTATGTGGACTTTTTAAAAGATAATAAACTTGGTGTACCGTTAGGTTATTTTAGTAATCAGTGCGGTAATGCACCATGCCCAAATGATATTGAATCACAATACAGCCAATTGTCATTGACTAATATTCAACATAATTTAATTGCATTTAAAGCCTTATTCACCGGCGAAACAGAACAACTAAGTGGCGATAACGAAAATGCGCTTGGGTTTGATGATTATTTAGCAGCTGTGGGTGATTCAGAAACTTCGGATACTATTTTAGCTAGGCTTGCACAAGCTCAACAAGTACTTGAAAGCATAAATGCTGACTTTGCTACTGCGTTAACAAATCAAGGCGATGAATTTATTAAGTATCAAACTTTACATGCTGAATTTAAAGCCATAACAGATCAGCTTAAAACTCATTTTATTACCAGTTTAGCCGTCGAATTACCTGATTCGTCAGCAGGCGATAACGATTAA